atatatatatatatatatatatatatatatatatatatatatatctttgatcTGGCctgtttcatttcattttttcttttttcgttctGAGGTTTTTTCAACGGTTgaactctctttctctgcaaCAGTCAACTCCCCAAGTTCATCATCATACGAGTCATGAATCCCGTCTACATTAGGAAGATGATGTTGAAATAGTGCATTTTTCATGGCATAAAAAGGTCCATGTACCTTATTACTCTAAGCATGTAGGGGGGCTTTTATCTTGGGAACCCAAAAAATCTACAAGGTGAAAGCTTCGTTTTGGGGATCTTTGCTCCGGGATTGGCGACGGAATTTATCATGCATAGATTTTGGACATGCTCGACCTTCCTCAATCAAACCGATAGTTAAGAAAATGATccttctttgtcaactgcaaaaatgaaaaagaaaaagctaataGCTAACGGTTTTTCCTCATGAACAGGAATTAGATGGCGAGAATGCAAGGATTGCTGATTATTTCGACGTAATAGCAGGGACAAGCACGGGAGGTCTCGTGGCCGCCATGATTGTGGCGCCTGGTGCAGACAACCGACCTCTCTATGCAGCTAAGGATATAGTCCCCTTCTATCTGGAGAACTGCCCCAAGATATTCCCTCAATCAAAGTAATTCTTGTTACAGTTTCTCATATAACCAATTTAAACGTTAGGCTTGGAAGTAAgatattttttatgttcattatgGTCAGTTGCTTCGTATATATTCcgattttatttaaatttgttCCGCGAGGGAATGCAGCGGCCCGTTGAGCAAGGAGAAGGAGCTCATAAGTGCATTTGCCGGACCAAAATATGACGGTAGATATCTCCACAAGCTCATCAAAGACAAACTTGAAGACACCAAGTTGAATCAAACACTGACAAATGTGGTCATCCCAACATTCGACATCAAACTTCTTCAGCCTACAATTTTTTCATCTTGTCGGGTAACAATCATGATTATGACCAGCACCATACATACTAATGGCTTCATTTACAAGATTTaatgcagaaaaggaaaaaaaatcaagatcatcAGCCTATAGATTTTTGGGGATTGAAGCTTTTCATTTCTGCTGCTTTTGCGCAGCTCAAAGATGATCCTGCTAAAGATGCACTGCTATCGGACATATGCATCGGCACGTCTGCTGCCCCCACGTACCTTCCTGCATACGAATTTGAAACCAAAGATGAAAAGGGGGAGACTCTTAGGAGCTTCAACCTTGTTGATGGTGGTGTCGCTGCTAATAATCCTGTAAGTCGACCCTAGCCGTTCTGATCCTCATTGTGTTCTTGCAAACAAGGGTCCATCTGATTGTTTAGATCAACCGAGGATTCACTAAGTTGATTGATTGGCATGACATTAGATCATGATTTTGGTAACATCTACAGGTCAATGCCTTACATGTGGTCTGGTTTATTTGATATATTTgtgtattatctcatctttgcTTTGGTGCAGACATTGGTGGCTGTGAGTGAGGTCTCGCGGGAGATCTTCcaacaaaacccaaattttttcCCTGTTAAACCTACAGACTATGGAAAGTTTCTGGTCATCTCACTCGGGACAGGTGCTGCAAAGAAGGAGGGAAAATACAGTGCAGAGTCAGCTGCAAAATGGGGTGTCCTGGGATGGCTGTTGAACGGTCAGAGCAGCCCACTGATCGACACATTCACTCATGCCAGCAACGACATGGTAGATTTCCATCTCTCCGTAGTCTTCCAAGCACTCAATTCCGAGAAAAACTACTTGCGAATCCAGGTATGCTAGAAATGCTTGTCAATTGAATATTCTCGTTGGTTCTCAAAATTAAGGGAAAAGATAGTGGAACCCATCATTGTGAACACCTATAAATGACATCGAGTATTGATAATCTGTTTTCTGTCGCTGCAGGATGATACTTTGAGTGGTGATACTTCATCGGTTGATATTTCCACCAAGGAAAACCTAGAAAACTTGGTGAAAGTTGGTGAAGCCCTCTTAGAAAAACCAGTTTCACGTGTGAACTTGGAGACTGGTGTGTTCGAGCCCACTTTGGATGAGGGCACCAACAAAGACGCAATCATCAGGTATGTGTCTATCTGCGATGGATCCTTGCATGCATGAACATGCACGGGAATGTGCTAGAAATCCGTGCAGGATTTGGTCTCAGAGATGGGAAAGGGAGAGCTTGGCAACTAAATTCCCATGCATTTGAGATTCCAGGATGATTTCATTTCTTGGTGCATGAGTATTCCAGAACATTACCAAACATATTTTCCGAATAACTAATTTCAGAACAACTAACACTTTGTAAATTGTTCAAAATGTGAAGGTTTGCAAAATTGCTGTCTGAAGAAAGGAGGATTCGACAACAGGGATCCCCTAAGTCTGTCAACTAAAGCTTCACTGGAAGTGTTACCTGTAGGAAATGCTCCGCCGCTTCATCCAGTTACATATGATTCTTTGGCAAATATAATAAAGCTGTTCATGTATATTCGTTCACTATTCCATTCTGTTGACTATAAAGTCATGACTCATTTGTATCTAAATGTGCAGATCAACATATTAATTGTACACAGCCACTTGTTACTGCAGTGCCTCAAACCTTGGGCACTGCATCGTGCACCTGGCAGAATATTCCGTTCAAGGGTTTGATATCACTGTGCCTCCTCAACCATCTGCCTAATCTAAACGTACCAGGGACtggcaaaaaaaatgtttaaggaAAATAAGGTTTTGGTTGCGAAAGGGATCCAAAAATTACTTCAATGGACCTTTGTGCTGAAATTTGGGTTCCGCAATGGGCTGACCAACTTGAGTCCAATTTGAGGCAATGATCGAGCTGAGTTGATGCATTCAAAGGATGGAAGCTCGATTAGGCTCCTTAAGGACATTCAAAGGATGGAAGCTCGATTAGGCTCCGTCAGTTCAGTTCAAACTCTACTCCTTCTTCCCTTTAATTGAAGAGTTTAGGGCTGCTTCTTGCTACGAGTGGACCTGTAATACACTCATCAACTAGAGTGACGACCAGGCTCTCACTAATATACCAGCCCCACCAATTATGCTTGATCAACAAAGAGACACTTTTCTAAATGTAAAGCATTTTGCATGTCTCCCTCCCATTTGTATCCTTGTTCTGTTACTTGGGAATCTGTGCATTATGCAAGTGTATTTGCAGTATGATCTGGGAGTGAGTTGCATATGCCGTTAGAGGCATGCAACCCACATACGCTGTAAGAGTAGAGGAGACAtttttgtaacttttaaaaagggAATGTTCTTACtattctttttactttttttttatttccattttttgtgcTTACAAAAagttatcttttctttttggtgaacttgaattattttcatcattaacGCACGAAAACTTTGTGCACCAGTATAAGCAGGTTTTGTATGATCTACCAAAATATGTCCTTTATGGGTGCGAATCAAACGCTCTCGGAGTGCACTTCTATTATAAGACCCAAAGTTATACAATTACAAACCTAACTAACTAGCTTGAGGAAAGTGTGACCCCATGGGATTTTAATGGTGACTTCCCCAAAAACCACCAATGCATCATCTTACTACCTAATCACCAGACCAGAGCGCATTGCATTATTCATATGTTTGGCCCACACAGCATATCACATCACTGATTCACTGCGGCCCGTTACTTTTCAGTTTTTATGGAAAATTGTGATTTCATCGAAGCTGGTTATTTATATGCACGCGTGTTGCATCACATGACACCTATTTTTAGGAGTGGGCGAGAGATGTAGGTTATAGGTCCACAGGGAGAACCAACTTTTCATTTCTTGGCCTAGAAGTATTGTTACCTTTAGTTAACCTTTTTGTCAAATCTATTTCAAGCATCACGaacattttcattatatatacaAAGCACCCaggtagattttttttttttagcaagcACCACTACcatgtgattttcaaaattttatgctaAATTTTATATggtgatttttaatttttgaaaattcgGCAAGCCTGCTCTTGGCTATGCCCCAGCCCTATAAGGATGAAacattgaaaatgcaaaagGAAAAGTCCGCATGACAAAATTACCttcgaaaaaattaaaagtccTTTAAACATAAATGGCTTGTCCACGAATCAAAATTTTCGTACACCCTGCATCAGGAATTTTTTCTTCAGCAAAGAATCAaggatgttttgtttttttttttttctggggaCCAAACACCCCCCTTACACATATCCTGTTCTGGAAAAAAGTGACGGTCTAAATACAAAGAAAATTGGtaatctaaaatgaataattcctttttatttatatgCCAGTTTTCTTCATCTCTGCATGTCACTTCGTCTttcttctctcctctcctctctgcACGCTAAGAAGGCAATGAGAGAATACTGTTTCCACGCCATTCAGTTCATAAAAAACTAAGAAGATAAGTTTGATGACGAGTCGTTACGAAAACTAGCAGCAGATAGGCTTTGATCGACTCGACCAGCTCAGGTCGACGTCTTCTGCCTACTTGATTTGTTGAGGCTTTCAGAAACAAAACTAGTCGATGGAGGTTTGAACTATCCGGATTAACTTTCTCCGTGTTTTAAAATAATAAGTTTCACGTTCCAGGGAGGAGAGAGTTTGCGAGTCAGAATGGATGATCTTTCTTCCAACAACTTCAAATGTTGCAGATATCAGAAGCACATGAAACGCATGGAAGAAAGAACCATGATTTTCGCCCTTGGCATGCATGAATCGAGTTGATGGTCAAAGAGGAAAACCTTTACCGTTTGTTAACTAGATCCTCATTAAATGATAACTATTACTGCCATCATCACCAGGCGCCACATTGATAGGCAATCTGATCTAAGAACTGAACCTCCCTGAAAAACTTAGGGAATGGGAGATGATGATTGACGTAAGTACTAAAGAAATAGTTAAGTTTTATTCGGCTGACCTACCATTTCCATATAATCGTAGGAAAGAGATCTTCTTTTCTAATTAAGCACCACAGGTTTCACCAAAACTGCcaaataaaagataaatttttgttaacttgaaagaacaaaaatagtTTATTTATAGTAATATGAATGCAACCCAGTGGTAGGATAGTTACGGGAAAAAATTGCAGATAATACGTTCTGTTTTTCAAGTTACTAGAACTTCGGTTTAAGCCGCGTCCAACAGTTATGAGGAAAAGTGTAGCTCGTATTAAGAAAATCATAAACAGTAGTCGCCTTTTCCAAATTCTAGGTTAAAGGCAGGTCAGAAAGTAgaaattttcttaaagaaaCATTATCTTTTCTTGCCCTGTTAAAATTAAACTTGATCCAAGGAAACGGTCAATTTGGATCGAGAAAACATTAAAGAAAGTTAGAAGTAAGCATTTTACATGATTTGGACGGATGTTTATGGCCCATTTGGCATTAAGAATAACATGTGAGAGTTCcatgaatttatctcaaaaCTGAGGTAGATTTATAAGacaattatttaaatatttcaaGAATTTATCCCAATTTTAAAGCCCATTTATGAAACTCTCACACTTTGTTTATAATGCCAAACAGCTTCActagaattcaaattttatgattttgagTAAATATCATTCCCAGAGCTATCTAAGTCCAAGTCAAAGCCAAGAGACGGATTTGTGTTTGACATGGATGAACTTCAGCTGATATACCAATCGTCCAAATTTGTGGGTGAAATATAAAAAAGGCAGCAAATCCTCTACGCTTTGAATACGACCCTATTCAGGACACGCTTTGAATAAAAAACGTACGCGTGGCTGATGGTGTCGATGGGGACAACGATCTGTAAGGACCTCTACTCAGGAAGCTTCAGGTCCTCTCGTTCTATAAATAGCAACAAGCACTGCGATGTTCTTCTCTACTCAACATTCCCGCAGAGACACAAAGAGCTTGTGACATTAATTAGTCATCTACACACTCTGCAGCCTGAGTCCCACCGGAAGATCTTCTCTACTTTTGATATCAACAAGCTTAAATAGCTAGAACAACAAACCGAGAGAGAGATGGCTGCAGCATCACCAGTGGCTAAAATCGAACCACGGCCTTATAATTGCAATCTCATTACAATTCTGAGCATTGATGGCGGAGGAGTCAGAGGGATAATTCCTGGCATCATTCTTAGCTTCCTTGAAGCACAACTTCAGGTAATGAAAAGTTGGGCGACCCCCTTCATTAGCTTTTCAAGGTATACTGAGTCTACGAGTCAAAGGAGGTCGCATGCTCGCCGGTTTCTTGGTGAATGCGTTACCCCAGGTTGACATTCAAGTTATCTAAAACAGTAAGCTCTTGACATGCACTACAATAATAGTTGTCGTTTTCTCGTTGATATTGTTCTCGTTGATATTTTGCAAAGGTTCCATTGGTGCGAGTCTCATACATTgcgttaatatatatatatatatatatatgtagagagagagagagagagagacagatggAAATTATTTGCGTGTTCTTATTCACACATTGTCATGTGGAAAATCAATCCTTCTAGATTAAAAAGGTAGCTGTTATATACAattgtttataaatatatataaggaaAGAGATTATATTTCGTGAACTCATAGCTTATACTTATTGAAAAAGATAGAGTTGTTTGAGTTATATGTGAGTCTCTATATTATGAGACTCACAAGAAATGGTCGATTTTCTAATTGTAATGAACAGGAATTGGACGGGAAGGATGCGAGAATCGCCGATTACTTCGATGTGGTGGCAGGAACAAGCACGGGTGGTCTGGTGACGGCTATGCTTACCGCTCCCGGCCGGAACAACCGACCCCTCTTCTCAGCCAAGGATATTGTTCCCTTCTATCTCGAACACTGCCCCAAGATCTTCCCTCAGTCCAGGTACCTCACGCGGGGGCAAAATGCGATGCAGCCGATATCTGTTAGGCTGTTGATCATAGTAGTTCATATATACTGGTTGCCATGGGATTGATCCTGCAACTGATTATTTGTACTGTGCATGTGGAATTTCAGAGGCCTATGGGGTAAGATGAAGAAGCTGGTTGGTGCCATCGCCGGACCTAAATATGACGGCAAATATCTGCGTCAGCTCGTCAAAGACAAGCTTGGAGACACCAAATTGCACCAAACTGTGACTAATGTGGTCATCCCTGCCTTCGACATCAAATTTCTTCAGCCCACCATCTTCTCTTCGTTTCAGGTCCGTATCATTGTATCACCATAATCTCCACCAATGTaacaataagaaaatgaaacacCAACAACAATTTCCTGTAGTTTACTCCTCTTCTTCAccataatattttaattttgtaaCAAGAGTGAAGATCGAAAAACTATGCTTTTATTGATATGCCGTTGGAAATCCATATTAGAGGATTGAATTCGTTGTTTCATGACTCAGCTGGCAAAGGACATCAGTTTGAATGCTCCCCTGCATGACATATGCATCAGTACGTCTGCTGCCCCAACGTACCTTCCTGCACACCAATTTGAAACCAcagatgaaaatggaaagacGCTGAGGAGGTTCGACCTTGTTGATGGAGGCGTGGCTGCAAATAATCCAGTAAGCTGTCTAAGCGTTTGCACTAGAATAATCTTTGCATGCAAGAGTCTTTGAATATTAAGGACTGAATACATAAAGGCTCTAACGTATTGTCCAAGAACTATTAGTATAATCTTTGCGTAAGAAACTCACAACGATGTTTATGGACTCATAAATAATGATACATGTTTTGAGAGAATATCCTTCCTTCTTGAATGTGAAAAAATTGTTGCTCAATTCAATAAGTTGAATGTTGTGCCCCCCCGGCTCAattctgtttctcttttatttcgTCTAATTCTCATCATTTTTTAGTTGTTACGGTTCCAGCATCTACCTGCTATCTCTCCATTTTTTAATCTTTATCGTTCGTTAGTTTCAACTGAATGCATATTTGTTTATATTACTTCATTTGACGTTAACTTGATTTGTTTTTGAatcatataagaaaaaaattaagtcattttacttttttttttacatttaaaagaAAGTTATACAttgttatttcttaaaaaaaaagttaacataacCCAGTCTGAGTCACCAAGTTGACTCACCAAGTTACAAGTCCAAACCAGCCGAGTCGAGTCCGAGTAACTGGGTTTTAAAAGCTTGGTTGCGGGAACTTCTTTGGCTGCATGAGTTCGTTCTTTCAATACAAACATCCTTGGCTTGGACAGATATGTAATATTAGAAAACtcatttaaactttaaactatTCTATTTGAATGAAAATGTGAAAGCTCTCTCAACAAGCCTTTGTGGGATAAGTCTTTTCCTTGTGGGATTTTTATTGAAGTTATGCCTTTTCATAAAATGCATATCGGTGAAGAAGAAAATACATTCTgagtggggaaaaaaaaaagaaaaaaaaaatgcaatatccatacatattgtatgtatttgtttgtttaaatcTTTGATAATTATGTTTTGTAGACGTTGGTGGCAGTGAGTGAAGTTTGTCGCGAAATCTTCCGCCGAAATCCGAATTTCTTCCCAGTTAAACCTATGGACTACGGAAGGTTTCTGGTCATCTCTCTTGGAACAGGAACGGCAAAGATTGAACATAGATACAGTGCTAAAGCAGCTGCAAAATGGGGTTTATGGGGATGGCTTTTGAACGATGGAAGCAGCCCTTTGATCGATACGTTCACTCATTCGAGTGGAGACATGGTCGATTTCCATCTCTCCGTCGTCTTCCAAGCACTTAACTCTGAACAACAGTATTTGCGGATCCAGGTGCGTTACATATTCTGATTACGCGAAGCCTCATTGGCTCTGATCAAAAAGCAGGAGAAAAGAGCAAAGAAAGCCCGCATTTGTAGCATGAATTAACAgtaatctaaaaaattttaatacttGGTGTTAATATAGATTAAAATAGCTAGGATAATGATCAAACAAATAAACTTGATCACAGGAGTTATTTATTTAGTGTAGTTCAACTCAGTTGAATCTATGCAGCTTACTAAGAAGCTTCATCTTGAGTTAGGATGACAGTTTAAGCGGTAACACGTCTTCGGTTGACATATCGACGAAGAAAAATCTAGCGAACTTGGTGAAGGCTGGTGAAGCTCTGTTGGAAACACCAGTTTCACGTGTGAACTTGGGGACAGGTGAGTTTAAACCCACAGAGAATGAAGGCACCAACAAAGGTGCACTTATCAGGTATGGCGATGGATTGCAAAGGTTTTTGTTTGATGGATTTCATCACTTACATGAGCATCTGATTGCTTCTTCAACATTAATATGGAAGCGACTCACTCTTGTATATTGTTGCTTTTAATTGAAGGTTTGCAAAGCTGCTGTCCGAAGAAAGGAAACTCCGGCAACTGAGGGCAGCAACCGCCATGTCCCACTGAATTGAAGACATTGAAATTCTGTATCATATATACGTTCAATTCTTTATTGCAATTGGTTGTTTAAAATTCTTTAATAATGTAATAATGTGCGTTGTAGTTTGTTTCATAAGTTTATGGTAACTCTTAATTTGGCTTGTGTtaaaaatcaaatgaataaattaacGACTCATGTCTTCAGATCATCCTTTACTTAAAGATTAATGCTATTGACGACGAGGAAAATCATCCCTGTGAATCTGAATTGGAAAACTTTGCACATGGGCATTCCAATTCTGTTTCTCCCCTGGCCCTTATATGAGTTTATGATGGTAACTATCTGAATTATAAAATGTGGTTTTCAACTTCTGACTCCATGGTTTTGGATTTCAGTTGAGTACTACTCCCTGCTTAACTCAAAtaactaaaagaaaattgtgtGTCAATCCCAAGTGTTGAATTAGAACATGAATTACATGGAAAAGATCCATGTTTGCGTCTCACGATTAGGTCAGTTGGGTGCCAAAGCATTGAATATGATCCAGTTTTGATGAGATATGTAGGTAACTATTAATAACATCCTTCCAGGTATGAATTTCCTATTAATTCATACAATATCCAGGTTCTGATCCAAATTTCTAATATTGATGGGcaacttttcaatgaaaaggacATCAATAATTTCTCATTTGTGCCGTATGGACCTGGTCCAGATCTGTTACATCCAGTCGcttttgaatttagatttgagtCTTGCGGCGGTAAGTCCAGTCCAACCGGAATTTCCACTCTGAAAAACAAGTCTCTCATTGATTTGGTACACTGCCAATTTCCTAGCAAGGcaaaataaaggcaaaaaacaaaaaaaaaaatcacttaatTCAATGTAAGAACCTACCTTTAATATGATTTTTCTCATCAGAATCATAATTTTTCTAAGCCGTCAAGTTTGAAGCATCATGATTTATGCGCCCTTCCTCTCACTCTTGTTTCTCCCTTCATATGCATTTAAATAGCGCCACTCAAAGCTTACCtaatttttattaaatacaCTTTGCAGATCGcatttattaatttgttttGTCCACCGGGTGATTTTTGGGTTCGTGTATATCTTCATTGAATCAATATACCCACATGTATTCCTTAGATTCTTACTGCTGTTTTAAATGCAACTTAACTGAATATGAGCCCGCTTTTAATTCAAAATGCAATTCTCGTTAGTTTTATCCATTCCACCACGTCCACATCAACCACTAGGGTTCTATGCATAGAAGtaacttataattttttcttacaatatttttcctttatatatatatatacatatatatatatatatatacatatatatatatatatatatatatatatatatatatatatatatatatatatatatatatatatatatatatatatgaatgctaGCTTTTAAGAGCGCTTGTTTGGCTTCTCAATGATCCATAAATGAATTCATCCCAAAATGGTTGTTCACGTGGTCCACCAAGCTCATGGCTAAGGGATTGATATCTCCAAATTTAAATGCAGTTCTCCATGTAATAAATAATAGCAAACgagaaaaaacattaaaaaaaaggaggcGGTTGGACGATTTTTGAATCGACTTCAGATTCTGTCGCCTGAGAGCGAGAACAGCAAGCCTATTTGCAATTTGAATCATGAAGTTGTTCGTCTTCTTGAAAGGTGCCAAACATGGCCTTTAATTGCTTCTGACAACTGGGTCTGCGGGTTTTTACAGTGCCTGCAGCGTCTCATTCATACCTTCTCCATTGCGCGGGGGCTTTGCTGCCATCTGCGGCTGGGTTGCCATTAATGAAGGCATTGAAGGTTATGATGAGGAGTTTGGACTCACACATCATATATCATGGCATGCTTCTGTATCACGTGTATGGACGTTGTTGCATACATTCTGGAGAACTGAGCAGCAGTACAACAACATCACGATGACACAGCAGTTATTAGTGATCAACTGATGAGAAATCTTTGATAAGATCAGAGGCAGAGCTACAAGACACGAGCCCCCTACCCTTGAAACCGGGGAGACCTCTGCCATCATCAGCAGATTCAGCAGCACCTCAGCAGCAGCATCTTTGTGGGGTTAACCAAATCTCAGTTGTCTGCTGCTCTCTAATGTGCATGGTTCTTACAGtctctttctcgctctctctctatgtgcttttctttgttctttcttctaACGTTCTTTCCCTTTCTAGCTGTAGTTCTGCTCCTCCGTTCAGTTTTTTACGAGGCCCATCACAgttagagaagaaaaaatttatattggAAGTGTAGCCGGTGAAGCTCGATCATGTTATATCTAATATCAAAAAGCAACCATAGGATTTATAAGACGCTACTAATATGACCTTATATCCtattttccatttaaaaagtcagcaaaattaatttaaaacaaagaatttttcaTATTCGCATGCGAAATTCGAATGGAAGTTCCAGAACACGCTCTGTAGTTTACTGTTCAGTAGAGGGAGAAGTGGGCAGATCCTGAAGTTAGAAAAACGGGAACCTTTTAAATGGACGGAGCCCCCACATCCCTGGTCCCTAACGTAGTGGGGCCCAGCGAGTTCGGGTATCCGATGCGCAGCCACGTCAGCAAGGGGAGGGGAAAGGAAGCAGAGGCGCTGGGTCCCGCCACTCGGTAGGGTCGGCCAAATGGAGGAGGGTGGGCCCCGCCGTCGCCCTCCTTTGCGTTTGGTGGTTTCTTCCAATTTATCGCTCTTGGGTTAAAAAGGATCGTCCACATCCGACGAAtcataaatttgattttatagttttaaaatgtaACAGTTTTAACTTTTCTGGCTCATGAAATGTAATTCGGAAGTCGAATTTTGAAGAACTTTTTACATTGCTATAACTCGATGGATTTTTACATTTGTGCGTGTAGTCAGATTTATGAAAATGTGGCTGCGCATACGATACGAGACATATTTGGAGAGCCCATTTTCACATTTCTTGATAGAAATATTCGTCATATCTATATTTTACATTCTTACTCGTTTTTTGTAAATtcattaataataaaaatgtgaTCTAAGGCATTATGAGTCTATAagaactaaaaatatttttcctcaAGTGTGTAACCAacatacattttaaaaaattaataattaattattaGAATTTCTTAGCTTACAAGGCCATCTTCTATGTTCAAAAGagatataatttttatattaattttcataattttatatatgaaaaacacATCTACATaatttgttttaaaagaaatgtaaaaatatgtagTTAGACAAAACCTATTAGCTGGTCTATTCACACCTTtgcatgtgatatatatatatatatatatatatatatatatatatatatatatatatatatatatatatatatatatatatcgacatTCTTTTATAGTAGGCAAATGGTGGGTACTTTATTGGGCGTAGGCGAGAACCTAGTCCGGAACAAACATAGCCCACATGCAATGGGTTCGGACCCACCCTAAAGTAGAATGAGATCTGATCCTGTCAGACTCAGTTTCTTAAGACAAAAGCAGCTAAGTGTGTACTTGAACAGATTTATGTTTCGCCTTAGCCCTTCAAGCAAGGTACTGTGTTCTCTCTTGTATTTCTTGAGATAGGCACATCTTCATGGGAACTTAAGATTGTGGAATAACTGTACTCATATGTAATTGACATTAGATATTaactttttgatatttaaatcCAACAAGGACATTAGAtgttgaaattcaaatccaatttctaagtgaattcagattcaatgtGCAATTTTCATAACTAAGTTTGGATTATTTGCGTCTGATAATCGATTACTGGTATCCAACAAAGATTTGATTGGACCTAAAATGTGAGACACATTATGCTAGTTGGGttcagttttgatttttcaaaagagGGCTTGAATCCAATCCCATAAAATTCTATTAAATCAAATTCTGACAGAAGCTGGATGAAGCATGACCTTTTTTTACATTCCCAAGGAAGATaacattattttcttataaaattgtTATCAAAATTCATGTTCTAAAGACATTATTAAGTTTTTTTCTACCGGAATTGAATGCACGATGTGATCAGCGATACATGTTTCTAAATAAACCTGAACATAATTTCATGAtgtattatattataaaaatgtgGTCCAAGAACGCGATCGATGTCTTTCTTAG
Above is a window of Nymphaea colorata isolate Beijing-Zhang1983 chromosome 8, ASM883128v2, whole genome shotgun sequence DNA encoding:
- the LOC116259587 gene encoding patatin-like protein 2; the protein is MAAASPVAKIEPRPYNCNLITILSIDGGGVRGIIPGIILSFLEAQLQELDGKDARIADYFDVVAGTSTGGLVTAMLTAPGRNNRPLFSAKDIVPFYLEHCPKIFPQSRGLWGKMKKLVGAIAGPKYDGKYLRQLVKDKLGDTKLHQTVTNVVIPAFDIKFLQPTIFSSFQLAKDISLNAPLHDICISTSAAPTYLPAHQFETTDENGKTLRRFDLVDGGVAANNPTLVAVSEVCREIFRRNPNFFPVKPMDYGRFLVISLGTGTAKIEHRYSAKAAAKWGLWGWLLNDGSSPLIDTFTHSSGDMVDFHLSVVFQALNSEQQYLRIQDDSLSGNTSSVDISTKKNLANLVKAGEALLETPVSRVNLGTGEFKPTENEGTNKGALIRFAKLLSEERKLRQLRAATAIACSVSFIPSPLRGGFAAICGWVAINEGIEGYDEEFGLTHHISWHASVSRVWTLLHTFWRTEQQYNNITMTQQLLVIN
- the LOC116259586 gene encoding patatin-like protein 2; amino-acid sequence: MAATSQSSQLIQPLTYGKMVTILSIDGGGVRGIIPGTILNFLEAQLQELDGENARIADYFDVIAGTSTGGLVAAMIVAPGADNRPLYAAKDIVPFYLENCPKIFPQSNGPLSKEKELISAFAGPKYDGRYLHKLIKDKLEDTKLNQTLTNVVIPTFDIKLLQPTIFSSCRLKDDPAKDALLSDICIGTSAAPTYLPAYEFETKDEKGETLRSFNLVDGGVAANNPTLVAVSEVSREIFQQNPNFFPVKPTDYGKFLVISLGTGAAKKEGKYSAESAAKWGVLGWLLNGQSSPLIDTFTHASNDMVDFHLSVVFQALNSEKNYLRIQDDTLSGDTSSVDISTKENLENLVKVGEALLEKPVSRVNLETGVFEPTLDEGTNKDAIIRFAKLLSEERRIRQQGSPKSVN